TAATTGTATAAAAAACAAAGTAATCGACATCATGAAAAATATTTTCTTATTATATGGCTCAGAGACTATTGTTTCTACAGATATAAATGCAGCTATTAAATAAAATATATTAGTTATAGCAATACTTGTTATTGCAGCTAAAAGCTTTGATGTTACAATTTTGTTTCGTGTTATAGGCTTTACTAGGAGAAAATCTGCTGTTCTTTCACGAATTTCTGCAGATAAAATACCTATCCCTAAATTCATAGCTTGAATCGCACCACTTAGTAATATAAATGAGAATGTATAACCATAAAAACCAAGAAGCGTAGTAAAATCAAAATCAGATATGCCAAATGCTTTTTTAAACTCTTCTGGAAAATTTTTTAATATTTTTTCCATTACATCAGCATCTGCTGAAAAGGCAGGAAACAAATTTATGTAAAGTAAAACTACTGCGATTAGTGATAATGTCCATATAATGGTTGATTTTCTGTGAATCTTCAATTCATGCAAATACATATTCATAGTTTAGTCCTCCTTCTCATAATAATGCATAAATATTTCCTCTAAAGAAGGTTCTTCAACTAATAAATTTGTAATTCTTATACTATATATTTTTTCAATTATACGATTGATATCTCCTCTATACAAGAAACTGATAACATTATCTTCAATTTTTAAGTCACTTACACCATCTATATTGAAGTAATTTTTATCTATATTATTTAATATTTCAACTTTGAATTTCTTATAATTATGTTCTTTCAATGTCTTAATATCTTCAACTTTTATCATTCTACCTTCTTTGATTATACCTACACGTGTGCAAATTCGTTGAACTTCACTTAAAATATGTGAAGAAAATAGAACTGTTGCACCTTTTTTATTTTCTTCTAGTATTAATTCAAAGAATTTCTTCTGCATAAGTGGATCTAACCCACTTGTTGGTTCATCAAGAATTATAAGTTTTGGCTCATGGAGTAACCCTTGAACAATTCCAACTTTCTTTTTATTACCAAATGACAAATCTTCAATCTTTTTTGTAAGGTCAAGATCCATGATTTCTGATAGTTCTTTGATTCTTTTACTACAGTCTTTATTATAAAAGCTAGCAGAATAGTTCAAGAGATCAATTACTTTCATGTTATCATAATAAAACACTTCTGATGGTAAATACCCAATATCTTTCCTAATCTCAGGTCCATATTTTATACAATCTTTGCCAAATATTTTAGCACTGCCACTAGTAGGATAAATCAATGACAACAGTGTTCTAATAGTTGTTGACTTTCCAGCACCATTAGGTCCGATAAAACCAAAAATTTCTCCTTCTTCAAC
This region of Caloranaerobacter sp. TR13 genomic DNA includes:
- a CDS encoding ABC transporter permease subunit, with amino-acid sequence MNMYLHELKIHRKSTIIWTLSLIAVVLLYINLFPAFSADADVMEKILKNFPEEFKKAFGISDFDFTTLLGFYGYTFSFILLSGAIQAMNLGIGILSAEIRERTADFLLVKPITRNKIVTSKLLAAITSIAITNIFYLIAAFISVETIVSEPYNKKIFFMMSITLFFIQLIFIALGFLVSALAKKIKSVLPISLGIVFGFYIIEMFGSVIGEEKMKYITPFKYFDLAYIIENGKYEVKFIILSIVLIVVAISGSYILYSKKDIASI
- a CDS encoding ABC transporter ATP-binding protein, yielding MSVIEINNLTKYYGKSRGIIDVSFNVEEGEIFGFIGPNGAGKSTTIRTLLSLIYPTSGSAKIFGKDCIKYGPEIRKDIGYLPSEVFYYDNMKVIDLLNYSASFYNKDCSKRIKELSEIMDLDLTKKIEDLSFGNKKKVGIVQGLLHEPKLIILDEPTSGLDPLMQKKFFELILEENKKGATVLFSSHILSEVQRICTRVGIIKEGRMIKVEDIKTLKEHNYKKFKVEILNNIDKNYFNIDGVSDLKIEDNVISFLYRGDINRIIEKIYSIRITNLLVEEPSLEEIFMHYYEKED